A window of Dickeya zeae NCPPB 2538 contains these coding sequences:
- the alsS gene encoding acetolactate synthase AlsS, producing the protein MENMDGQQHWKSGAELIVKHLEQQGVNYVFGIPGAKVDRVFDSLVDSPIQTIPVRHEANGAFMAAAVGRLTGKAGVTLVTSGPGCSNLVTGLATATTEGDPMVALGGAVKRADRLKLTHQSLDTVSLFQPVTKYSAEITVSSAISEVMANAFRAAEFGRPGAAFISLPEDIVNEPVDSPVLARTTLPTLNSAPYADVERVAGLIKNAKNPILLLGLMASQPKNAEALRRLLHHSGLPVTSTYQAAGVIDQQHFDHFAGRVGLFNNQAGDKLLQQADLIVTVGYSPVEYAPALWNTGKATLVHIDVLPAEVESAYRPDVELVGDISITIDMLNEQLASPIVLSSKAQAILEERRQLRHQLATRAINMDGFAIHPLRLVRVMQDLVNKDVTLCVDMGSFHIWLARYLYSFRARQVLMTNGQQTMGVALPWAIAAALVNPGQKVVSVSGDGGFMQSSMELETAVRLKSNILHIIWVDNAYNMVEIQEEKKYHRASGVKFGPIDFKAYAEAFGAKGFAVESAAELVPKLWQAMDVDGPAVIAIPVDYSDNHYLMENVNISHLI; encoded by the coding sequence ATGGAAAATATGGATGGTCAACAGCACTGGAAGAGCGGTGCGGAGCTGATCGTAAAACATCTTGAGCAACAAGGCGTCAACTATGTCTTCGGCATTCCTGGTGCAAAAGTCGATCGCGTGTTTGATTCACTGGTGGACTCACCCATTCAGACCATTCCCGTCAGGCATGAAGCCAACGGCGCGTTTATGGCGGCGGCTGTCGGTCGCCTGACCGGTAAAGCCGGTGTGACGCTGGTGACATCGGGGCCTGGCTGTTCGAATCTGGTGACCGGGCTGGCTACCGCGACAACCGAAGGCGACCCGATGGTGGCGCTGGGAGGCGCGGTAAAACGTGCCGATCGCCTGAAGCTGACCCACCAAAGTCTGGATACCGTTAGCCTGTTTCAGCCCGTGACCAAATACAGTGCGGAAATCACCGTGTCGTCGGCGATTTCAGAAGTGATGGCCAACGCCTTTCGCGCCGCCGAATTTGGTCGTCCGGGGGCGGCGTTTATCAGCCTGCCGGAAGACATTGTTAACGAACCGGTTGATAGCCCGGTTCTGGCTCGAACCACGTTGCCGACCCTCAACAGTGCGCCGTATGCCGATGTCGAGCGGGTGGCCGGGCTTATCAAGAATGCTAAGAACCCGATCCTGTTGCTGGGGCTGATGGCCAGTCAACCGAAGAACGCTGAAGCGCTGCGCCGTCTGCTGCACCACAGCGGCTTGCCGGTCACCAGTACTTATCAGGCGGCTGGGGTGATCGACCAACAGCACTTTGACCATTTTGCCGGGCGGGTTGGGCTGTTTAATAATCAGGCTGGCGACAAGCTGTTACAGCAGGCCGATCTTATCGTGACGGTGGGATACAGCCCGGTGGAGTATGCCCCGGCGCTGTGGAATACCGGTAAGGCGACGCTGGTGCACATTGATGTGTTACCCGCTGAAGTGGAAAGTGCCTACCGCCCGGATGTGGAACTGGTGGGTGACATCAGCATCACCATCGATATGCTCAATGAGCAACTGGCCTCACCGATTGTGCTGTCGTCAAAAGCTCAGGCAATTTTGGAAGAGCGCCGTCAGTTGCGCCATCAACTGGCAACCCGCGCGATTAACATGGACGGCTTTGCCATTCACCCGCTGCGGCTGGTGCGGGTCATGCAAGATCTGGTCAATAAAGATGTGACCTTGTGCGTGGATATGGGCAGCTTCCATATCTGGCTGGCGCGCTATCTTTATAGCTTCCGTGCCCGTCAGGTGTTGATGACGAATGGACAACAAACCATGGGGGTGGCATTGCCGTGGGCGATTGCTGCCGCGTTGGTCAATCCTGGTCAGAAGGTGGTGTCAGTCTCGGGGGATGGCGGTTTCATGCAATCCAGTATGGAACTGGAAACGGCGGTACGGCTGAAATCCAACATCCTGCATATTATCTGGGTGGATAACGCCTACAACATGGTGGAAATTCAGGAAGAGAAAAAGTATCACCGTGCTTCCGGCGTCAAGTTCGGGCCCATCGACTTCAAAGCCTATGCGGAAGCCTTCGGTGCCAAAGGGTTTGCCGTGGAATCGGCGGCTGAACTGGTGCCGAAACTCTGGCAGGCGATGGACGTGGATGGCCCGGCGGTTATCGCCATCCCGGTGGATTATTCCGACAACCATTACCTGATGGAGAACGTCAACATCAGCCACCTGATTTAA
- the fucO gene encoding lactaldehyde reductase yields the protein MTQRMILNETSYFGSGAIRHLTEEVQRRGFRKALVVTDKELVKYGVTGKVTGLLDKAGLPYDLYDDVIPNPTIAVVRHGVERFQASGADYLIAIGGGSPQDTCKAIGIIINNPEFADVRSLEGVAATRKPSVPIFAIPTTSGTAAEVTINYVITDEEKRRKFVCVDPHDIPIVSFIDADMMSSMPASLKAATGIDALTHAIEGFTTQGAWELTDMLHLKAIEIISRSLRDSVAGKLQGVEDMALGQYIAGMGFSNVGLGLVHGMAHPLGAFYDTPHGVANAILLPHIMAWNAPYTGEKFRAIAVAMGVPGADSMPLPKAREAAIQVVRQLAQDVDIPAQLRQVGVKEQDIPTLAQAAFDDVCTGGNPRPATVKEIAALYQSIY from the coding sequence GTGACACAGAGAATGATTTTGAATGAAACATCCTACTTTGGCAGCGGCGCTATCCGCCACCTGACAGAAGAAGTACAGCGGCGTGGTTTTCGTAAAGCGCTGGTGGTCACGGATAAGGAACTGGTGAAGTACGGTGTAACCGGCAAAGTGACCGGGTTGCTGGATAAAGCTGGCCTGCCTTACGACCTTTACGATGACGTGATTCCCAATCCAACCATCGCCGTTGTTCGTCACGGGGTTGAGCGCTTTCAGGCATCAGGTGCGGATTATCTGATAGCCATTGGCGGCGGTTCCCCGCAGGACACCTGTAAGGCCATCGGTATTATCATTAATAACCCGGAATTTGCCGATGTGCGCAGTCTGGAAGGGGTCGCCGCGACCCGCAAACCCAGCGTACCGATCTTCGCCATTCCCACTACCTCGGGCACCGCCGCTGAAGTGACCATTAACTATGTCATCACCGATGAGGAGAAACGGCGTAAGTTCGTCTGCGTCGACCCACACGATATCCCGATAGTGTCGTTTATCGATGCAGACATGATGAGCAGTATGCCTGCCTCACTCAAAGCAGCCACTGGCATCGACGCACTGACCCACGCCATCGAAGGGTTTACTACCCAAGGGGCCTGGGAGTTAACCGACATGCTTCACCTGAAAGCCATCGAAATCATCAGCCGTTCGCTGCGTGATTCCGTCGCGGGGAAACTGCAAGGTGTGGAAGACATGGCATTGGGGCAATACATCGCCGGGATGGGGTTTTCTAACGTTGGTCTGGGGCTGGTACACGGCATGGCACACCCGCTGGGCGCGTTTTATGACACCCCGCATGGCGTCGCCAACGCCATTCTGCTGCCTCATATCATGGCCTGGAATGCGCCATACACCGGTGAGAAATTCCGTGCCATCGCGGTAGCGATGGGTGTACCCGGAGCAGACAGCATGCCGCTGCCCAAGGCGCGAGAAGCCGCGATTCAGGTGGTACGGCAACTGGCGCAGGACGTGGATATTCCGGCGCAATTGCGCCAGGTCGGCGTCAAAGAACAGGATATCCCAACGCTGGCGCAGGCCGCGTTTGATGATGTGTGCACTGGCGGCAACCCGCGGCCAGCCACAGTGAAGGAAATAGCAGCGTTATACCAGTCAATCTACTGA
- the gcvT gene encoding glycine cleavage system aminomethyltransferase GcvT, which yields MANHTPLYEQHLADGAKMVDFHGWMMPLHYGSQLDEHHIVRSSAGMFDVSHMTIVDLRGARVREFLRYLLANDVAKLTQPGKALYTAMLTPSAGVIDDLIVYFQTEDYFRLVVNSATREKDLAWITEHAASFQVAITEREDLSLIAVQGPQAQEKVRSLLSDAQRDIIAGMKPFFGLQAGDLFIATTGYTGEAGYEIALPQELAVNFWQQLLAVGVKPCGLGARDTLRLEAGMNLYGQDMDETISPLAANMGWTIAWQPEDRQFIGRDALERQRSEGTEQLVGLVMTEKGVLRHGQPVRFTDNHGVMQEGVITSGSFSPTLGVSIALARVPAGIGEQAIVQIRNREMPVHVTKPNFVRAGKALVQF from the coding sequence ATGGCAAACCACACCCCGTTATATGAACAGCATCTGGCCGATGGCGCCAAAATGGTGGATTTTCATGGCTGGATGATGCCGCTGCATTATGGCTCCCAGTTGGATGAACATCATATTGTACGCAGCAGTGCTGGCATGTTTGATGTGTCGCACATGACTATCGTGGATTTGCGCGGTGCCCGTGTCCGCGAATTTTTGCGTTACCTGTTGGCGAATGACGTTGCCAAACTGACCCAGCCCGGCAAGGCGCTCTATACCGCGATGCTGACGCCGTCTGCTGGCGTGATTGACGATTTAATCGTGTATTTCCAGACCGAAGACTATTTCCGGCTGGTGGTGAACTCCGCCACGCGCGAGAAAGATTTGGCCTGGATTACCGAACATGCCGCTTCCTTCCAGGTTGCGATTACCGAACGCGAAGACCTGTCGCTGATTGCGGTGCAAGGGCCGCAGGCACAGGAGAAAGTGCGTAGCCTGCTCAGTGATGCACAGCGTGACATCATTGCGGGCATGAAACCTTTCTTTGGTTTGCAGGCTGGCGACCTTTTTATCGCCACCACTGGCTATACTGGCGAAGCAGGCTATGAAATTGCGTTGCCGCAGGAACTCGCGGTCAACTTCTGGCAACAATTGCTGGCTGTTGGCGTAAAACCCTGTGGGCTGGGTGCACGTGACACGTTGCGTCTGGAAGCGGGCATGAATCTGTACGGTCAGGATATGGATGAAACCATCTCTCCACTGGCAGCCAACATGGGCTGGACTATTGCCTGGCAGCCGGAAGACCGTCAGTTTATTGGCCGTGATGCGCTTGAACGTCAGCGTTCCGAAGGCACTGAACAGTTGGTCGGTTTGGTGATGACGGAAAAAGGCGTACTGCGTCACGGTCAGCCGGTTCGCTTTACCGATAATCATGGCGTGATGCAGGAAGGGGTGATCACCAGCGGGTCGTTTTCGCCTACGCTGGGCGTCAGCATTGCGCTGGCCCGTGTGCCCGCCGGTATCGGCGAGCAGGCAATCGTGCAGATTCGCAATCGTGAGATGCCGGTGCACGTGACCAAACCGAATTTCGTCCGCGCAGGCAAAGCGCTGGTTCAGTTTTAA
- the gcvH gene encoding glycine cleavage system protein GcvH, with protein MSNVPAELKYTSSHEWVMAEGNGVYSVGITEHAQELLGDMVFVDLPEVGSTVNAGDDCAVAESVKAASDIYAPISGEIVEINEELEGAPELVNSAPYAEGWLFRIKASDEAELNELLDAAGYQALLEEEDSDEEE; from the coding sequence ATGAGCAATGTTCCGGCAGAACTGAAATATACCTCATCCCATGAGTGGGTGATGGCGGAAGGCAATGGCGTTTACAGCGTAGGTATCACCGAGCATGCCCAGGAATTGCTGGGTGACATGGTGTTTGTCGATCTGCCGGAAGTCGGCAGTACGGTGAATGCTGGCGACGACTGCGCGGTTGCGGAATCCGTCAAGGCGGCATCTGATATTTACGCGCCGATCAGCGGTGAAATCGTGGAAATCAACGAAGAGCTGGAAGGTGCGCCGGAATTGGTAAACAGCGCGCCTTACGCTGAAGGCTGGTTGTTCCGCATCAAAGCCTCTGACGAAGCCGAACTGAACGAATTGCTTGATGCCGCTGGCTATCAGGCACTGCTGGAAGAAGAAGACAGCGACGAAGAAGAATAA
- a CDS encoding HD domain-containing protein: MSSALPVLDFGPMTDVVKFLMEIDKLKSVQRRSKVIGTDRQEDSAEHSWHFAVAVMSLAPYADDTIDLTRVLKMALIHDIVEIDAGDVLVYDLKAREAIQQQEQAAATRIFGLLPQPQHDQFLALWHEYEAGDSAEARFALMIDRVMPVLMNLHNGGQSWVEHGIRLEQVLSRNDFIQDINPALWGYLKQHLEDAQAKGWLK; encoded by the coding sequence ATGTCGTCTGCTTTACCCGTACTGGATTTCGGCCCCATGACCGATGTCGTCAAATTTCTGATGGAAATCGACAAACTCAAGAGTGTTCAGCGCCGTTCCAAGGTAATCGGCACTGACCGTCAGGAAGACTCCGCAGAACACAGCTGGCATTTTGCCGTCGCCGTGATGAGCCTGGCGCCGTATGCCGATGACACTATCGATCTCACTCGCGTACTCAAAATGGCGTTGATTCATGACATCGTAGAGATTGATGCCGGTGACGTACTGGTTTACGACCTCAAAGCCCGCGAAGCTATTCAGCAGCAGGAACAGGCAGCCGCCACACGTATTTTTGGTCTGCTACCGCAACCGCAGCATGACCAGTTTCTGGCGCTCTGGCACGAATACGAAGCCGGTGACAGTGCAGAAGCTCGCTTTGCCTTGATGATCGACCGCGTTATGCCCGTACTGATGAACCTGCACAATGGCGGGCAGAGCTGGGTAGAACACGGCATTCGACTGGAACAGGTGTTGAGCCGTAACGATTTTATTCAGGATATTAATCCGGCGCTGTGGGGTTATCTGAAGCAGCATCTGGAAGATGCGCAGGCGAAAGGCTGGCTGAAGTAA
- the trhA gene encoding PAQR family membrane homeostasis protein TrhA, translating to MKKNVGEPGYTLAEEIANSISHGIGCVFGIVGLVLLLVQAVNNGATSLAITSYSLYGGSLILLFLASTLYHAIPHQRAKRWLKIFDHCAIYLLIAGTYTPFLLVGLDSPLARGLMIAIWSLALLGVIFKLAFAHRFEVLSLITYLVMGWLSLIVVYQLAMKLSIGGVTLLAIGGAIYTLGVVFYVCKRIPFNHAIWHGFVLGGSVCHFLAIYLYVG from the coding sequence ATGAAGAAAAATGTGGGGGAACCCGGGTATACGCTGGCGGAAGAAATCGCCAACAGCATTAGCCATGGAATTGGTTGTGTGTTTGGGATAGTCGGGCTGGTGTTGCTGCTGGTACAGGCAGTGAACAACGGTGCCACGTCTTTGGCCATTACCAGCTACAGTCTCTATGGCGGTAGCCTTATCTTATTATTTCTTGCATCCACGCTGTATCACGCCATTCCGCATCAACGCGCAAAACGCTGGCTAAAGATATTTGACCATTGCGCCATCTATCTGCTGATTGCCGGAACCTATACCCCGTTTCTGTTGGTGGGGCTGGATTCACCGCTGGCACGAGGATTGATGATCGCCATCTGGAGTCTGGCGCTACTGGGTGTCATTTTCAAACTGGCGTTTGCACACCGTTTCGAAGTGTTGTCACTGATTACGTACCTGGTGATGGGATGGCTATCGCTGATTGTGGTGTACCAACTGGCGATGAAGCTGTCCATCGGCGGTGTGACGCTGCTGGCGATAGGAGGCGCGATATATACGCTGGGCGTGGTGTTTTATGTCTGCAAGCGGATTCCGTTCAATCACGCTATCTGGCATGGGTTTGTGTTGGGCGGCAGCGTATGCCATTTTCTGGCCATTTACCTGTATGTGGGGTAA
- the ygfZ gene encoding tRNA-modifying protein YgfZ yields MAHPFTEQPLFSSAQLPATLMSMDDWALVTLTGPDTVKYLQGQLTADVNALQAAEQVLCAHCDAKGKMWSTLHLFHYGDGLAYLARRSVRDSQLAELKKYAVFSKTTLTADDSVVLLGAAGDNIRSHLAPLFDTLPDADNAVVHHPGATLVHLSQPAERFVLVLDAQRAAAVIDALQAQITLNDSRQWLALEIAAGRPVIDSANSAQFIPQATNLQALQGISFTKGCYAGQEMVARAKYRGANKRALYWLAGSGAQTPAVGDELELKLGDNWRRTGTVLASSQLHDGTLWVQAVLNNDLDADSVLRVRDDSSSQLAIQPLPYSLAE; encoded by the coding sequence ATGGCTCATCCGTTTACCGAACAACCGCTGTTTTCTTCTGCTCAACTCCCCGCCACCCTGATGTCGATGGACGACTGGGCGCTGGTTACCCTCACCGGGCCTGACACCGTCAAATACCTTCAGGGGCAGCTCACGGCTGACGTTAATGCGTTGCAGGCCGCTGAGCAGGTACTGTGCGCTCACTGTGACGCCAAGGGAAAAATGTGGAGCACGCTACACTTATTCCATTATGGCGATGGACTGGCTTATCTGGCGCGCCGTAGTGTACGCGATTCTCAACTGGCAGAGCTGAAAAAATACGCGGTGTTCTCCAAAACCACGCTCACCGCTGACGATAGCGTGGTATTGCTGGGTGCCGCTGGCGACAACATCCGTAGTCATCTGGCCCCGCTGTTCGATACCCTGCCCGATGCCGATAACGCCGTCGTACACCACCCCGGCGCAACGCTGGTGCACCTGTCACAGCCTGCCGAGCGTTTCGTACTGGTGCTGGATGCACAACGTGCCGCTGCGGTTATCGACGCACTGCAAGCGCAGATCACGCTCAATGATAGCCGCCAGTGGCTGGCGCTGGAGATAGCAGCGGGCCGCCCCGTCATTGACAGCGCCAACAGTGCGCAGTTCATTCCGCAGGCCACCAATTTACAAGCGCTGCAAGGTATTAGCTTCACCAAAGGATGCTATGCCGGTCAGGAAATGGTCGCCCGAGCCAAATACCGCGGTGCCAATAAACGCGCACTGTACTGGCTGGCAGGCTCTGGCGCACAGACACCTGCGGTGGGTGATGAGCTGGAACTGAAACTGGGTGATAACTGGCGGCGCACCGGTACGGTATTGGCGAGCAGCCAGTTGCATGACGGCACGCTATGGGTTCAGGCAGTATTAAATAACGATCTGGACGCAGACAGCGTACTGCGGGTTCGTGACGATAGCAGCAGCCAGCTTGCGATTCAGCCGCTGCCCTATTCTCTCGCAGAATAA
- the sdhE gene encoding FAD assembly factor SdhE, whose translation MDINNKARIHWACRRGMRELDISIMPFFEHEYDTLSDDDKQQFIRLLQCDDPDLFNWLMNHGEPGDPGLKRMVSLIQTRNKDRGPVAM comes from the coding sequence ATGGACATCAATAACAAAGCACGTATTCACTGGGCGTGCAGGCGTGGAATGCGCGAACTGGACATCTCTATCATGCCGTTTTTCGAGCATGAGTACGATACGCTGAGCGACGACGACAAGCAGCAGTTTATTCGTCTGCTGCAGTGTGACGATCCTGACTTGTTTAATTGGTTGATGAACCACGGCGAGCCGGGTGATCCCGGTTTGAAGCGGATGGTTTCCCTTATTCAGACGCGAAATAAAGATCGTGGCCCAGTGGCAATGTGA
- a CDS encoding protein YgfX, translating to MAQWQCDLRVSWRMQLFSLLTHGFLMLMILLAPWPDGYAPLWLGLVTLVVFDFVRSQRSIKSRQGEISLRGDNQLHWQQRDWQIIRRPWFMRNGVLLSLRAVDGKGQQRLWLASDSMGSEEWRLLRQQLQQPALHGTESSRHH from the coding sequence GTGGCCCAGTGGCAATGTGATTTACGCGTATCCTGGCGCATGCAGTTGTTTTCGCTGCTAACGCACGGATTTCTGATGCTGATGATCCTGCTGGCTCCCTGGCCGGACGGCTACGCGCCGCTGTGGCTCGGGTTAGTGACGCTGGTCGTGTTTGACTTTGTGCGTAGCCAGCGAAGCATCAAATCGCGCCAGGGGGAGATTTCCCTGCGTGGCGATAACCAACTGCACTGGCAGCAACGTGACTGGCAGATTATCCGGCGACCGTGGTTCATGCGCAACGGCGTATTGTTATCGCTACGTGCGGTGGATGGTAAAGGGCAACAGCGTTTGTGGCTGGCATCAGACAGTATGGGGAGTGAGGAATGGCGGCTGTTACGTCAACAGCTGCAGCAGCCTGCGCTGCATGGAACGGAATCTTCCCGCCATCATTAA
- the fldB gene encoding flavodoxin FldB translates to MKIGLFYGTSTCYTEMAAEKIRDILGEELVDLHNVKDVAPQEMENYEMLILGIPTWDFGEIQEDWEAIWAQLPTLNLKEKIVALYGMGDQLGYGEWFLDALGMLHDQLKPLGVRFIGYWPTAGYDFTSPKPVTEDGKHFVGLALDEVNQYDMSDDRLQQWCEQILLEMAELL, encoded by the coding sequence ATGAAGATAGGACTTTTTTACGGCACCAGCACCTGCTACACCGAAATGGCAGCAGAGAAAATCCGCGACATTCTGGGTGAGGAACTGGTTGACCTGCATAACGTGAAAGACGTTGCGCCGCAGGAGATGGAAAACTACGAGATGCTGATCCTTGGCATCCCCACCTGGGACTTTGGTGAGATACAGGAAGACTGGGAAGCCATCTGGGCGCAATTGCCAACATTGAATCTGAAGGAAAAAATTGTCGCGCTCTACGGTATGGGTGACCAGTTAGGGTATGGCGAATGGTTTTTGGATGCGCTCGGCATGTTGCATGACCAGCTCAAACCATTAGGTGTGCGCTTCATTGGCTACTGGCCAACGGCGGGTTACGATTTCACCAGCCCCAAACCCGTCACCGAAGACGGTAAGCATTTCGTCGGCCTGGCGCTGGATGAGGTAAATCAGTACGACATGAGCGATGATCGTCTTCAGCAATGGTGCGAACAAATCCTGCTGGAAATGGCAGAGTTACTTTGA
- a CDS encoding MFS transporter: MQASISSTIDTQAPEAPVNSRNKVVVASLIGTAIEFFDFYIYATAAVLIFPHIFFPQGDATAATLQSLATFAIAFVARPIGSALFGHFGDRVGRKVTLVASLLTMGISTVLIGLLPSYETIGVMAPLLLALARFGQGLGLGGEWGGAALLATENAPAHKRALYGSFPQLGAPIGFFFANGTFLLLSWMLTNEQFMSWGWRVPFIASAVLVIIGLYVRVSLHETPVFAKVAKEGKQVRVPLGTLLSKHVKATVLGTFIMLATYTLFYIMTVYSMTYGTTPAPAGLGIPRNNFLWMLMIAVIGFGLMIPVAGYLADIVGRRKTMITVTCIMLVFAMAFPSLLGSGNQMLIMAFLVCGLSLMGLTFGPMGALLPELFPTEVRYTGASFSYNVSSILGASVAPYIAAWLTSHYGLFYVGVYLAAMASLTLIALLLTKETRHQSLG, translated from the coding sequence ATGCAAGCCTCCATCTCATCCACTATTGATACTCAAGCACCAGAAGCGCCAGTCAACTCGCGCAATAAGGTGGTGGTCGCCTCGTTGATCGGTACCGCCATCGAATTCTTTGATTTTTACATTTATGCTACCGCTGCCGTGCTGATATTTCCGCACATCTTTTTCCCGCAGGGGGATGCGACCGCCGCTACGCTACAATCGCTGGCGACCTTCGCCATCGCATTTGTTGCCCGGCCTATCGGTTCTGCGCTATTCGGTCACTTTGGTGATCGTGTCGGGCGTAAAGTGACGCTGGTCGCCTCGCTGCTGACCATGGGGATCTCCACCGTCTTAATCGGCTTGCTGCCGAGCTATGAAACCATCGGCGTTATGGCACCACTGCTGCTGGCGCTGGCCCGTTTCGGTCAGGGGCTGGGCCTCGGTGGCGAATGGGGCGGCGCGGCGCTGCTGGCAACCGAAAACGCGCCGGCGCACAAACGTGCGTTGTACGGCTCATTCCCACAGTTGGGTGCGCCCATCGGCTTCTTCTTCGCTAACGGTACTTTCCTGCTGCTGTCCTGGATGCTCACTAACGAGCAGTTCATGAGTTGGGGATGGCGTGTGCCGTTCATCGCGTCAGCAGTTCTGGTGATTATCGGCCTGTATGTGCGGGTGTCTTTGCACGAAACACCGGTGTTCGCCAAAGTTGCTAAAGAAGGGAAACAGGTACGTGTACCCTTGGGTACCCTGCTGAGCAAGCATGTGAAAGCCACCGTTTTGGGCACCTTCATTATGCTGGCAACGTATACCCTGTTTTACATCATGACCGTCTACTCCATGACCTACGGCACCACCCCAGCACCGGCCGGGCTTGGCATTCCACGTAATAACTTCCTATGGATGCTGATGATAGCGGTGATTGGTTTTGGTCTGATGATCCCGGTGGCAGGCTATCTGGCTGACATCGTCGGTCGTCGCAAGACCATGATCACCGTAACCTGCATTATGCTGGTCTTCGCGATGGCGTTCCCGTCGCTGCTGGGCTCTGGTAACCAGATGCTGATTATGGCCTTTCTGGTCTGCGGCCTGAGCCTGATGGGGCTGACCTTCGGCCCGATGGGTGCGCTGTTGCCAGAGCTGTTCCCCACTGAAGTGCGTTATACCGGTGCCTCGTTTTCCTACAATGTGTCCTCGATTCTGGGGGCATCCGTAGCGCCGTATATCGCCGCCTGGCTGACCAGCCATTATGGGCTGTTCTATGTCGGTGTTTACCTCGCCGCCATGGCCTCGCTGACGCTGATTGCACTGCTGCTGACAAAAGAAACCCGTCACCAGTCTCTCGGTTAA
- the xerD gene encoding site-specific tyrosine recombinase XerD, producing the protein MQKQDQALIEQFLDALWLERNLAENTLSSYRNDLSSLAEWLAHHDRHLLEAQPSDLQDFLAERLEGGYKATSSARLLSAMRRLFQYLYREKQRADDPSAPLSSPKLPQRLPKDLTEAQVEALLAAPVTDQPIELRDKAMLELLYATGLRVSELVGLTMSDVSLRQGVVRVVGKGNKERLVPLGEEAVYWLEQYLEYSRPWLLNGQTLDVLFPSNRAQQMTRQTFWHRIKHYATLASIDSNKLSPHVLRHAFATHLLNHGADLRVVQMLLGHSDLSTTQIYTHVATERLKQLHQQHHPRA; encoded by the coding sequence ATGCAGAAACAGGATCAGGCCTTAATCGAGCAGTTTCTGGATGCCTTGTGGCTGGAGCGCAACCTGGCGGAAAATACGTTGTCGTCCTATCGCAATGATCTGTCCTCGCTGGCGGAGTGGCTGGCGCACCATGACCGTCATCTGCTGGAGGCGCAGCCGTCTGATCTGCAGGATTTTCTGGCTGAGCGACTGGAGGGCGGTTACAAGGCCACCAGTTCAGCGCGTTTGCTGAGCGCAATGCGGCGCTTGTTTCAGTATCTGTACCGGGAAAAGCAACGAGCAGATGACCCGAGTGCGCCGTTGTCTTCCCCTAAACTGCCGCAGCGATTACCGAAGGATCTCACTGAAGCACAGGTAGAAGCGCTGCTGGCGGCACCGGTTACCGATCAGCCGATCGAACTGCGGGATAAGGCGATGCTGGAACTGCTGTACGCGACTGGCCTGCGTGTATCGGAACTGGTGGGGCTGACGATGAGCGATGTCAGTCTGCGCCAGGGGGTGGTGCGCGTCGTGGGGAAAGGCAACAAGGAGCGACTGGTGCCGCTGGGGGAAGAGGCGGTGTACTGGCTGGAGCAGTATCTGGAGTACAGTCGTCCCTGGTTGCTAAACGGGCAGACGCTGGATGTGCTGTTTCCGAGTAACCGTGCCCAGCAGATGACGCGCCAGACGTTCTGGCACCGTATCAAGCACTATGCGACACTGGCATCTATTGACAGCAATAAACTTTCTCCGCATGTTTTGCGTCATGCCTTTGCAACCCACCTGCTGAATCACGGTGCGGATTTGCGAGTGGTGCAGATGTTGTTGGGCCACAGCGATCTTTCCACCACGCAGATTTATACCCACGTTGCGACGGAGCGGTTGAAACAACTGCATCAACAGCACCATCCCCGGGCGTGA